Proteins encoded together in one Planctopirus ephydatiae window:
- a CDS encoding GTP-binding protein: MSSEKLPGQGVTRPVAATSRTIRFIMVGGFLGAGKTTTLARLARQYMAAGHTVGIVTNDQATDLVDTNSLRSQGFDVGEVAGACFCCHFNELIATLGQLDDSRAPSIVLAEPVGSCTDLVATVVQPLKQLYSARFSIAPYSVLLKPSHGLKVLRGEGSGFSPKAAYILEKQLEEADAVLINRADELSGEQMQELVSLVQKKVPGTPVLRVSAKTGEGFDGFCEFLEQEGIFGRKVLDIDYDIYAEGEAELGWLNTSLTIRSDQPVALDTFLLGVIEKLKRSLGEKGAETAHLKAIGLWEGFFGVANLTSSDGPAELSLPSRCAVQEAEVVVNARVAIDPEHLQELVISSLQAVADELGVQVTLRQTQSFRPGRPNPTHRLATTV; the protein is encoded by the coding sequence TAACTCGACCAGTGGCAGCCACATCCCGCACCATTCGCTTCATCATGGTGGGTGGCTTTCTCGGAGCCGGCAAGACCACGACACTCGCCCGTCTGGCCAGGCAATATATGGCCGCCGGCCATACCGTCGGGATTGTGACCAACGATCAGGCCACCGATCTGGTGGATACCAATTCGTTGAGGTCGCAGGGCTTTGATGTGGGTGAAGTGGCAGGGGCCTGTTTCTGCTGTCACTTCAACGAGTTGATTGCCACATTGGGGCAACTCGATGATTCCCGGGCACCCAGTATCGTATTGGCAGAACCTGTAGGAAGTTGCACCGACCTGGTGGCGACTGTTGTCCAGCCGTTAAAACAACTTTATTCGGCCAGATTTTCGATTGCCCCCTATTCTGTCCTGCTCAAGCCTTCACATGGTCTGAAAGTCCTGCGTGGTGAAGGAAGTGGCTTCTCACCCAAGGCTGCGTACATCCTCGAAAAGCAGCTTGAAGAAGCGGACGCTGTCTTGATCAATCGCGCCGATGAATTATCTGGCGAGCAGATGCAGGAACTGGTTTCGCTCGTCCAAAAGAAAGTCCCTGGAACACCCGTCTTGCGAGTTTCTGCGAAAACTGGCGAAGGGTTCGATGGTTTTTGTGAGTTTCTCGAACAGGAAGGGATCTTTGGCAGAAAGGTGCTGGATATCGACTACGACATCTATGCCGAAGGCGAAGCTGAACTTGGCTGGCTGAATACCAGCCTCACCATTCGCAGCGATCAACCAGTCGCACTCGATACCTTTCTGCTGGGAGTCATTGAGAAATTGAAAAGATCGCTGGGAGAAAAGGGGGCGGAAACTGCCCATCTCAAAGCCATCGGGCTCTGGGAAGGTTTCTTTGGTGTGGCCAATCTCACCAGCAGTGATGGCCCGGCTGAACTCTCTCTTCCTTCGCGATGTGCCGTCCAGGAAGCTGAAGTGGTGGTGAATGCCCGTGTTGCCATTGACCCCGAACACCTTCAAGAACTGGTGATTTCCAGCTTGCAGGCCGTCGCTGATGAACTCGGGGTTCAGGTCACCTTGCGACAGACGCAAAGTTTTCGACCCGGACGCCCGAATCCGACCCATCGACTCGCCACCACAGTGTAA